Proteins encoded by one window of Phytohabitans houttuyneae:
- a CDS encoding PIG-L deacetylase family protein, whose amino-acid sequence MTRTLVAVFAHPDDDAYGIAGTVALHASDPDFRFVLVLATDGAAGDIREGFAATRETLGAIRRGEDAAAWRALGREPDRHEWLGYDDGAVDKVPRDELVARIAAILAEERPDVVVTFGPDGIFGHPDHIAVGAATDEAFHRLAPGAAGGFRRLCHGAVPESVFSRWNDQRASMGLPVFEPTRMYHMRGVPDDRIGVVVDCRPVADRKVAGLLEHRSQHHVMSDDPADTERWKRVVGREWWVVAWPERPPGAPMLGDVFDGLD is encoded by the coding sequence GTGACACGGACCTTGGTCGCGGTCTTCGCCCATCCCGACGACGACGCCTACGGGATCGCCGGCACCGTCGCCTTGCACGCCTCCGACCCGGACTTCCGGTTTGTGCTGGTGCTCGCGACCGACGGCGCCGCCGGCGACATCCGCGAGGGGTTCGCGGCGACCCGGGAGACGCTCGGCGCCATCCGGCGCGGCGAGGACGCGGCGGCGTGGCGGGCGCTGGGGCGGGAGCCGGACCGGCACGAGTGGCTCGGCTACGACGACGGGGCGGTCGACAAGGTGCCGCGCGACGAGCTCGTCGCGCGGATCGCCGCAATCCTGGCCGAGGAGCGTCCCGACGTGGTGGTCACGTTCGGCCCGGACGGCATCTTCGGCCATCCCGACCACATCGCCGTCGGCGCGGCGACCGACGAGGCCTTCCACCGGCTCGCTCCGGGAGCGGCCGGCGGGTTTCGGCGGCTGTGCCACGGTGCGGTACCGGAGTCGGTGTTCAGCCGGTGGAACGATCAGCGCGCGTCGATGGGCCTGCCCGTCTTCGAGCCGACCCGGATGTACCACATGCGGGGCGTGCCGGACGACCGGATCGGCGTCGTCGTCGACTGCCGCCCGGTGGCCGACCGCAAGGTCGCCGGCCTGCTGGAACACCGCAGCCAGCACCACGTGATGTCGGACGACCCGGCGGACACCGAGCGGTGGAAGCGGGTGGTCGGCCGCGAGTGGTGGGTCGTGGCCTGGCCCGAGCGGCCGCCCGGCGCGCCGATGCTCGGCGACGTCTTCGACGGCCTGGACTGA
- a CDS encoding ABC transporter permease translates to MWGSTRAEITKLVRRPASWLLLAVAVVLSLTFTYLVPYAGANGTADGAPNATRGIAETLPDQLVGNSIGGLPVFAGAILLILGVLAVGGEYGWGTWKTLLAQGPSRLTVYAAKVTAVALASLAIVLALFAAGAVTSAAIAAAEGAPAHWPSAVDLLAGIGAGWLMATVWAGLGVVLAVALRGVALPIGLGLVWLMAVQNLLSAIAAPLLDWVAALQEWLPGPNAGSLAAALGSAPDTPGVETLVGGGHAVAVLAGYLVLFVGVGGLLLRRRDII, encoded by the coding sequence ATGTGGGGTAGTACGCGAGCCGAGATCACCAAGCTTGTGCGGCGACCGGCGAGCTGGCTGCTGCTGGCCGTTGCCGTCGTGTTGAGCCTGACCTTCACCTACCTGGTCCCGTACGCGGGTGCGAACGGCACCGCCGACGGGGCGCCCAACGCCACCCGGGGCATCGCCGAGACGCTCCCCGACCAGCTGGTCGGCAACTCGATCGGCGGGCTGCCGGTCTTCGCCGGCGCGATCCTGCTGATCCTGGGCGTGCTGGCGGTCGGCGGCGAGTACGGCTGGGGCACCTGGAAGACGCTGCTGGCGCAAGGGCCGTCACGGCTTACCGTGTACGCCGCGAAGGTCACCGCGGTCGCGTTGGCCAGCCTCGCGATCGTGCTGGCCCTGTTCGCGGCCGGCGCGGTGACCAGCGCGGCGATCGCTGCCGCCGAGGGTGCACCGGCACACTGGCCGTCCGCCGTGGACCTGCTCGCCGGCATCGGCGCCGGGTGGCTGATGGCCACCGTGTGGGCCGGCCTCGGCGTGGTACTCGCCGTCGCGCTGCGCGGCGTGGCGCTGCCGATCGGGCTGGGCCTCGTGTGGCTGATGGCCGTGCAGAACCTGCTCTCCGCGATCGCCGCCCCGCTGCTGGACTGGGTGGCGGCGCTGCAGGAGTGGCTGCCCGGCCCGAACGCGGGCTCGCTCGCCGCCGCCCTCGGCTCCGCACCGGACACGCCCGGCGTCGAGACGCTGGTCGGCGGCGGCCACGCGGTGGCGGTACTGGCCGGCTACCTGGTCCTTTTCGTCGGCGTCGGCGGCCTGCTGCTGCGCCGCCGCGACATCATCTAG
- the ftsY gene encoding signal recognition particle-docking protein FtsY, whose product MEYVVIALVLLGVLVLGGLGLVVPRLRRRPELPPPPAPPAQVETAPAEVEPRPTQVEPEAVPTAPELEVPEPTAGRLVRLRTRLSRSQSVLGKGLLGLLSRDRLDDDVWDEVEESLITADVGVEATREIVDRLRERTRVLGTRSPDELRTLLTEELVTALDPSLDRSLKSDGKPTIVLVVGVNGSGKTTTCGKIARVLVADGRTVVLGAADTFRAAAADQLATWGGRVGADVVRGPEGADPASVAFDAVRRGIETGVDTVLVDTAGRLQNKVGLMDELGKVKRVVEKHQPVDETLLVLDATTGQNGLEQARVFTEVVDVTGVVLTKLDGTAKGGIVIAVQRKLGIPVKLVGLGEGPDDLAPFEPRQFVDALLGTDA is encoded by the coding sequence ATGGAGTACGTCGTCATCGCGCTCGTCCTGCTGGGCGTGCTCGTGCTCGGTGGCCTGGGGCTCGTGGTGCCCCGCCTGCGCCGCCGTCCCGAGCTGCCGCCGCCACCGGCCCCACCCGCGCAGGTGGAGACAGCGCCGGCGGAGGTCGAGCCGCGCCCGACGCAGGTCGAGCCCGAAGCGGTGCCGACCGCCCCTGAGCTGGAAGTTCCCGAGCCGACAGCGGGCCGGCTGGTCCGGCTGCGGACCCGGCTGTCCCGCTCGCAGAGCGTCCTGGGCAAGGGTCTGCTCGGCCTGCTGTCCCGCGACCGGCTCGACGACGACGTCTGGGACGAGGTCGAGGAGAGCCTGATCACGGCCGACGTCGGCGTGGAGGCCACCCGGGAGATCGTCGACCGCCTCCGCGAGCGCACCCGCGTGCTCGGCACCCGCAGCCCCGACGAGCTGCGCACGCTGCTGACGGAGGAGCTGGTCACGGCGCTCGACCCCAGCCTGGACCGCTCGCTGAAGAGCGACGGCAAGCCCACGATCGTGCTGGTCGTCGGCGTCAACGGCTCGGGCAAGACCACCACCTGCGGCAAGATCGCCCGGGTCCTCGTCGCCGACGGGCGCACCGTCGTGCTCGGCGCGGCGGACACATTCCGCGCCGCCGCCGCCGACCAGCTGGCCACCTGGGGCGGCCGCGTCGGCGCGGACGTGGTGCGCGGTCCGGAAGGCGCCGACCCGGCCAGCGTGGCCTTCGACGCGGTCCGTCGCGGCATCGAGACCGGGGTCGACACGGTGCTCGTCGACACCGCCGGCCGCCTGCAGAACAAGGTCGGCCTGATGGACGAGCTCGGCAAGGTCAAGCGGGTCGTGGAAAAGCACCAGCCGGTCGACGAGACCCTGCTCGTGCTCGACGCGACCACCGGGCAAAACGGCCTGGAGCAGGCCCGGGTGTTCACCGAGGTGGTGGATGTCACGGGCGTCGTGCTGACCAAGCTCGACGGCACCGCCAAGGGCGGCATCGTCATCGCGGTGCAGCGCAAGCTGGGCATACCCGTAAAGCTTGTCGGTCTGGGCGAGGGCCCGGACGACCTCGCGCCGTTCGAGCCGCGCCAGTTCGTCGACGCGCTCCTTGGCACGGACGCGTAA
- a CDS encoding P-II family nitrogen regulator — protein MKLVTAVIKPYQLDAVKEALHALGVAGLTVSEVQGYGRQKGHTEVYRGAEYTVEFLPKIRVEVLTDEIDVEKVVDAVVTAARTGKIGDGKVWVTAVEDVVRVRTGERGLDAL, from the coding sequence ATGAAGCTGGTGACCGCGGTCATCAAGCCGTACCAGCTGGACGCCGTGAAGGAGGCGCTGCACGCCCTCGGCGTCGCCGGCCTCACCGTCAGCGAGGTCCAGGGTTACGGACGCCAGAAGGGTCACACCGAGGTGTATCGGGGTGCCGAGTACACGGTGGAGTTCCTTCCAAAGATCCGGGTCGAGGTGCTGACCGACGAGATCGACGTCGAGAAGGTCGTCGACGCGGTCGTCACGGCGGCACGCACCGGAAAGATCGGTGACGGAAAGGTGTGGGTTACGGCGGTGGAAGACGTCGTCCGGGTCCGCACCGGTGAGCGCGGTCTGGACGCGCTCTGA
- a CDS encoding aminoglycoside phosphotransferase family protein, whose translation MTYRDQAPRLGRPYVTSHEIPLRGGNVSTVVRVGDTVRRNAGPWTPSVHALLRHLEYVGFTGSPRALGMDERNREVLSYLEGECGEYPLAPHWVTDEALVTVATMLRMFHDAQYGFNPPANAVWRSFGPPPPDTEVICHHDAAPHNVIWRPDGTLALIDFDLASPGARIYDVAYAAWTWVPLFSDRDSYTLGWKRPNRPRRLRLFADAYGLIPRDRHRLVRTIRKRIVDHVEGIRRMAAAGDPAFVRIVHKGHLRRPMRDLRLLDYERHTLEYALR comes from the coding sequence GTGACCTACCGCGATCAGGCGCCGCGCCTCGGGAGACCGTACGTGACTTCGCATGAGATCCCGCTCCGCGGCGGGAACGTCAGCACCGTGGTGCGCGTGGGGGACACCGTCCGGCGCAACGCCGGCCCGTGGACCCCGTCGGTCCACGCGCTGCTGCGCCATCTGGAGTACGTCGGCTTCACCGGCTCCCCCCGCGCCCTCGGCATGGACGAGCGCAACCGCGAGGTGCTCTCCTACCTGGAGGGTGAGTGCGGGGAGTACCCGCTGGCCCCGCACTGGGTGACCGACGAGGCGCTGGTCACGGTGGCCACGATGCTGCGGATGTTCCACGACGCGCAGTACGGGTTCAACCCGCCGGCCAACGCCGTGTGGCGCTCCTTCGGGCCGCCCCCGCCGGACACCGAGGTCATCTGCCACCACGACGCCGCCCCGCACAACGTCATCTGGCGCCCGGACGGCACGCTCGCCCTGATCGACTTCGACCTGGCCTCGCCCGGCGCGCGGATCTACGACGTGGCGTACGCGGCGTGGACCTGGGTGCCGCTGTTCTCCGACCGCGACTCGTACACGCTGGGCTGGAAGCGGCCCAACCGGCCGCGCCGGCTGCGCCTGTTCGCCGACGCGTACGGGCTGATCCCGCGTGACCGCCACCGCCTGGTGCGCACGATCCGCAAGCGGATCGTCGACCACGTGGAGGGCATCCGGCGGATGGCGGCGGCCGGCGACCCGGCGTTCGTGCGGATCGTGCACAAGGGGCACCTGCGCCGCCCGATGCGCGACCTTCGCCTCCTGGACTACGAGCGGCACACGCTGGAGTACGCACTCCGGTAA
- a CDS encoding sensor histidine kinase, translating into MSDSLRRWVADGLLALVLLVIGIGGTGPAGEGQDRPVTAFTYVLVVIVALSLVVRRRWPLVTLGIAAAGTSLYLVLQYPYGPILLAFMVATYTAARHLPLKPAAIAAGIALVVLSVHTFTDGNIEGLVPGAAWVVVPFAVGVTVRLSREAAARTRDDLARQYADEERLRVAQEVHDVVGHGLSAINMQAEIALHLLDKRPEQAEAALTAISRTSREALDELRVTLALVRRTREGETRAATAGLARLDDLVARMSETGVPVTVEVTGERRDLPAVIDLAAYRVVQESLTNVLRHAGAATATVRLTYLPKEVSVEVLDTGRGVPGAPGGGHGLVGMRERVAALGGEFTAGPAESGGFRVYATLPLP; encoded by the coding sequence ATGAGCGACTCGCTCCGGAGGTGGGTGGCCGACGGGCTGCTCGCCCTGGTGCTGCTGGTGATCGGCATCGGCGGCACCGGGCCGGCCGGCGAGGGGCAGGACCGGCCGGTCACCGCGTTCACGTACGTGCTGGTCGTGATCGTGGCCCTGTCCCTCGTGGTCCGCCGCCGGTGGCCGCTCGTCACGCTCGGGATCGCCGCCGCGGGCACGTCGCTCTACCTCGTGCTGCAGTACCCGTACGGGCCGATCCTGCTGGCGTTCATGGTCGCGACGTACACAGCGGCTCGCCACCTGCCGCTCAAGCCCGCCGCCATCGCCGCGGGCATCGCGCTGGTGGTGCTCTCGGTGCACACCTTCACCGACGGCAACATCGAGGGCCTGGTGCCGGGGGCGGCCTGGGTGGTGGTGCCGTTCGCGGTCGGCGTCACCGTGCGGCTCAGCCGCGAGGCGGCCGCACGGACCCGCGACGACCTGGCCCGCCAGTACGCCGACGAGGAGCGCCTCCGTGTCGCCCAGGAGGTGCACGACGTGGTGGGGCACGGCCTGTCCGCGATCAACATGCAGGCCGAGATCGCCCTCCACCTGCTCGACAAGCGCCCGGAGCAGGCCGAGGCGGCGCTCACCGCGATCAGCCGCACGAGCCGGGAGGCGCTGGACGAGCTGCGGGTGACGCTCGCGCTCGTACGCCGTACCAGGGAAGGCGAGACAAGAGCGGCCACCGCGGGCCTGGCCCGTCTCGACGACCTTGTGGCGCGGATGTCCGAGACCGGCGTGCCGGTCACGGTGGAGGTCACCGGCGAGCGGCGGGACCTGCCGGCGGTGATCGATCTGGCAGCATATCGGGTGGTGCAGGAGTCGCTGACAAACGTTTTGCGCCACGCCGGCGCGGCCACCGCCACGGTCCGGTTGACCTACCTGCCCAAGGAGGTGAGCGTGGAGGTCCTCGACACCGGCCGCGGCGTGCCCGGCGCGCCAGGCGGGGGACACGGCCTGGTCGGGATGCGCGAGCGGGTCGCGGCCCTCGGCGGCGAGTTCACCGCCGGGCCCGCCGAGAGCGGCGGATTCCGGGTGTACGCGACGCTTCCGCTGCCATGA
- a CDS encoding ammonium transporter, whose protein sequence is MEINTGNTAWLLLSSALVLLMTPGLALFYGGLNRSKGVLNMMMMSFSAIGLISVLWVIYGFTLAFGTNDNAGVNDFIGNFTQYLGTETDFIGEEWLFLGAGTGIPTYVFMAFQMMFAIITVALISGAASDRLKFAGWLLFAFGWFTLCYVPVAHWVWGGGFIGADIKALDFAGGTAVHINAGAAALGLVLILGKRVGWPKESFKPHNVPFVMLGAGLLWFGWFGFNAGSELTVDGTTAVAFVNTQVATAAGVLGWIIVEWIRDGKPTLVGASSGAVAGLVAITPACGFIAPIPAVILGIIAGAVCALAVSLKYRLGFDDSLDVVGVHFVAGWIGSLSIGFFATLQVNSAIEGLGASEGLFYGGGATQLGRQFLASGIVSIYSFAIAAVIALIVKSTIGLRTSTESEVDGIDVAEHAESGYDLSPAAGSSGAFAQAGIASPVSSAAPAKAPVSEKVSG, encoded by the coding sequence GTGGAGATCAATACCGGGAATACCGCCTGGTTGCTCCTGTCGTCTGCGCTCGTGCTGCTCATGACGCCGGGTCTGGCCCTGTTCTACGGAGGCCTCAACCGGTCCAAGGGCGTGCTCAACATGATGATGATGAGCTTCAGTGCCATCGGGCTCATCTCCGTCCTATGGGTCATCTACGGCTTCACCCTGGCGTTCGGCACCAACGACAACGCCGGGGTCAACGACTTCATCGGCAACTTCACCCAGTACCTCGGCACCGAGACCGACTTCATCGGCGAGGAGTGGCTGTTCCTCGGCGCCGGTACGGGCATCCCGACGTACGTGTTCATGGCGTTCCAGATGATGTTCGCCATCATCACGGTCGCCCTGATCAGCGGTGCGGCATCCGACCGGCTCAAGTTCGCCGGCTGGCTGCTGTTCGCCTTCGGCTGGTTCACGCTCTGCTACGTCCCGGTCGCGCACTGGGTGTGGGGCGGCGGCTTCATCGGGGCGGACATCAAGGCGCTCGACTTCGCCGGTGGTACCGCGGTGCACATCAACGCCGGTGCCGCAGCGCTCGGCCTGGTGCTGATCCTCGGCAAGCGGGTCGGCTGGCCGAAGGAGAGCTTCAAGCCGCACAACGTGCCGTTCGTGATGCTCGGCGCGGGCCTGCTGTGGTTCGGCTGGTTCGGCTTCAACGCCGGCTCCGAGCTGACCGTCGACGGCACCACCGCCGTCGCGTTCGTCAACACGCAGGTCGCCACGGCCGCGGGTGTGCTGGGCTGGATCATCGTGGAGTGGATCCGCGACGGTAAGCCGACGCTGGTGGGCGCCTCGTCCGGCGCCGTCGCCGGCCTTGTCGCGATCACTCCGGCCTGTGGCTTCATCGCGCCCATCCCGGCCGTGATCCTCGGCATCATCGCCGGTGCGGTCTGCGCCCTGGCGGTCAGCCTGAAGTACCGCCTCGGCTTCGACGACTCGCTCGACGTGGTCGGCGTGCACTTCGTCGCCGGCTGGATCGGCTCGCTGTCGATCGGCTTCTTCGCCACGCTCCAGGTCAACTCGGCGATCGAAGGCCTCGGCGCGAGCGAGGGTCTGTTCTACGGCGGCGGCGCGACTCAGCTCGGGCGGCAGTTCCTCGCCAGCGGCATCGTGTCGATCTACTCGTTCGCCATCGCCGCGGTGATCGCTCTGATCGTGAAGTCCACGATCGGGCTGCGGACCTCGACCGAGTCCGAGGTCGACGGCATCGACGTGGCGGAGCACGCGGAGAGCGGCTACGACCTGTCCCCGGCCGCGGGCAGCAGCGGCGCGTTCGCCCAGGCGGGTATCGCGTCGCCGGTCAGCAGCGCGGCACCGGCCAAGGCGCCGGTGAGCGAGAAGGTCTCCGGTTAA
- a CDS encoding response regulator transcription factor — translation MIRVLIADDQDLVRLGLRTLVESEDGMEVAGEAPDGLAAVEAARRERPDVVLMDIRMPGIDGIEATRRIVADPSLSETRVVVLTTFELDEYVFDALRHGASGFLIKDTKPAELLHAIRLVAGGEALLSPSVTRRVVREFATRPSRVPKPHPQLGTLTEREKEIVGLVGEGLSNDEIAERLVVSPATARTHVSRAMIKLGARDRAQLVVFAYQSGLADL, via the coding sequence ATGATCCGGGTACTCATCGCCGACGACCAGGACCTGGTGCGCCTCGGGCTGCGCACGCTCGTCGAGAGCGAAGACGGCATGGAGGTGGCCGGCGAGGCCCCTGACGGCCTTGCCGCGGTGGAGGCCGCCCGGCGCGAACGCCCCGACGTGGTGCTCATGGACATCCGCATGCCCGGCATCGACGGCATCGAGGCGACGCGCCGCATCGTGGCCGATCCTTCGCTTTCCGAAACTCGCGTGGTCGTGCTGACCACGTTCGAGCTGGACGAGTACGTGTTCGACGCGCTCCGCCACGGCGCGAGCGGCTTCCTCATCAAGGACACCAAACCGGCCGAGCTGCTGCACGCCATCCGCCTGGTGGCCGGCGGCGAGGCGCTGCTGTCACCGTCGGTGACCCGGCGCGTGGTGCGCGAGTTTGCGACGCGGCCCAGCCGGGTGCCCAAGCCGCACCCCCAGCTCGGCACGCTCACCGAGCGGGAGAAGGAGATCGTCGGCCTGGTCGGCGAGGGCCTGAGCAACGACGAGATCGCCGAACGCCTCGTCGTCAGCCCCGCGACCGCCCGCACCCACGTGAGCCGCGCCATGATCAAGCTAGGTGCCCGCGACCGCGCCCAGCTCGTCGTCTTCGCGTACCAGTCAGGGTTGGCCGACCTGTAG
- a CDS encoding alpha/beta hydrolase family protein, producing MSYTHGTEINRTDAPSMWRDGWAVGPALTYASAGFAAVAPDYLGMGLGPGPHPYLDVPSETTAALDLLRAAREFAPRTGHKLDRKVLVTGFSQGGTAATGLARALAGGTDEWFRLGALSPIAGAYDARRELLPIIGDLEPPINTGYTAYLLVSWNRLHHIYDQPSDVFEVDGIEQLFDGVHAGPDLADKLPPTLDLLLTDEGEALIDNPTGPFAAALAVHDATCTGWTPRAPVRLVVSGGDEQIRPGHTTTCQAAFAARGVRASIVDAGDLVFNGSTHLGANIMGTADTARWFRTL from the coding sequence GTGTCGTACACCCACGGCACCGAGATCAACCGCACCGACGCCCCGTCGATGTGGCGGGACGGATGGGCGGTGGGCCCGGCGCTCACGTACGCCTCGGCCGGCTTCGCCGCGGTCGCGCCCGACTACCTCGGCATGGGCCTCGGCCCCGGACCGCACCCCTACCTCGACGTGCCGTCGGAGACCACCGCCGCGCTCGACCTGCTCCGGGCCGCGCGGGAGTTCGCCCCGCGCACGGGCCACAAGCTGGACCGCAAGGTGCTGGTCACCGGCTTTTCGCAGGGCGGCACCGCGGCCACCGGCCTGGCCCGCGCGCTGGCCGGCGGCACGGACGAGTGGTTTCGCCTCGGCGCGCTGTCACCGATCGCCGGCGCCTACGACGCCCGCCGCGAGCTGCTGCCCATCATCGGCGACCTCGAGCCGCCGATCAACACGGGCTACACCGCCTACCTGCTGGTCTCCTGGAACCGCCTGCACCACATCTACGACCAGCCGAGCGACGTCTTCGAGGTGGACGGCATCGAGCAGCTCTTCGACGGCGTACACGCCGGGCCTGACCTCGCCGACAAGCTGCCACCCACCCTCGACCTGCTGCTCACCGACGAGGGCGAGGCCCTGATCGACAACCCGACCGGCCCGTTTGCCGCGGCGCTCGCCGTACACGACGCCACCTGCACGGGCTGGACCCCGCGCGCACCGGTGCGGCTCGTGGTCTCAGGAGGCGACGAGCAGATCCGGCCCGGCCACACAACGACCTGCCAGGCAGCCTTCGCCGCCCGCGGCGTGCGGGCGTCCATTGTGGACGCCGGCGACCTTGTCTTCAACGGCTCCACGCACCTGGGCGCCAACATCATGGGCACCGCCGACACCGCGCGGTGGTTCCGCACCCTCTGA
- a CDS encoding ABC transporter ATP-binding protein translates to MFPVETHELTKRYGQLVAVDKVSLTVRPGEVYGFLGPNGAGKTTTLRMLLGLVRPSAGTVRLFGKDIAQSLGDVGALIEGPAFYPYLSGRDNLRVLARYAGCPAGRVGLVLDLVDLTDRAGDRYGTYSLGMKQRLGVAAALLKDPKLLILDEPTNGLDPAGMADMRRLIRRLGAAGKTVLLSSHMLGEVQQICDRVGVVSGGRLIAESTVAELRGGARLRVVADPLDEAAARARALLGEDRVRVEDGALVLDVEAGKAAWVNSELVGAGIDVSELGVRERELEDVFLELTHVG, encoded by the coding sequence ATGTTCCCAGTGGAGACCCACGAGCTCACCAAGCGGTACGGGCAACTCGTCGCCGTCGACAAGGTGAGCCTCACCGTACGGCCCGGAGAGGTCTACGGGTTTCTCGGCCCGAACGGAGCCGGGAAGACGACAACGCTGCGGATGCTGCTCGGGCTCGTGCGGCCGTCCGCGGGCACGGTGCGGCTGTTCGGCAAGGACATCGCGCAGAGCCTCGGCGACGTCGGCGCGCTGATCGAGGGGCCGGCCTTCTACCCGTACCTGTCGGGGCGGGACAACCTGCGCGTCCTCGCCCGCTACGCCGGGTGCCCGGCCGGGCGGGTCGGGCTCGTGCTGGACCTGGTGGACCTGACCGACCGGGCCGGGGACCGCTACGGCACGTACTCGCTCGGCATGAAGCAGCGCCTCGGCGTGGCCGCCGCGCTGCTCAAGGACCCCAAGCTGCTGATACTCGACGAGCCGACAAACGGCCTCGACCCCGCCGGCATGGCGGACATGCGGCGGCTGATCCGGCGGCTCGGCGCGGCTGGCAAGACCGTGCTGCTGTCCAGCCACATGCTCGGCGAGGTCCAGCAGATCTGCGACCGGGTCGGCGTGGTCTCCGGCGGCCGGCTGATCGCCGAGAGCACCGTCGCCGAGCTGCGCGGCGGCGCGCGGCTGCGGGTGGTGGCCGACCCGCTCGACGAGGCGGCCGCGCGGGCTCGCGCGCTGCTGGGCGAGGACCGGGTGCGCGTGGAGGACGGCGCGCTCGTGCTCGACGTCGAGGCGGGCAAGGCGGCCTGGGTGAATTCCGAGCTGGTGGGCGCCGGCATCGACGTGAGCGAGCTGGGCGTGCGCGAGCGGGAGCTGGAAGACGTCTTTCTGGAGTTGACACATGTGGGGTAG
- a CDS encoding acyltransferase family protein, protein MSIETEAVSTADVPTTAVPRQPGPEPEAAPEPEAAPEPEAAPQPPEAGNRLYILDLLRFCAALSIVAYHFIPSSAGAWGGDDAAFSGPLKDVLQYAWLGVEAFFVISGFVICMSSWGRTPSQFFVSRVTRLMPAYMFAVLATAAVLTLVPVLRERPKVPDVLINLTMLNRFVNVPGVDSVYWTLFVELKFYLLFAVVVAFGVTYRRVVLFCMLWIVVALFSMYTGSQFLNAIFEPFYAAFFVAGITLYLIHRFGPDLLLWCMLGISVAIAMSNLAQRDPVKRGINSYGVTLVLMLVFILIMVAVSLGWFRWVRWRGLVTVGALTYPLYLLHHNIGLTAIKKLHDRMPPWLLLAAAVAGVLLLSYLTYRLVERPLAKRLRRGLQEGFAKIRAAEPARIR, encoded by the coding sequence GTGAGCATCGAAACCGAGGCAGTGTCGACTGCCGACGTCCCCACGACCGCGGTGCCGCGCCAGCCCGGTCCGGAGCCCGAGGCCGCGCCGGAGCCCGAGGCCGCGCCGGAGCCCGAGGCCGCGCCGCAGCCGCCCGAGGCCGGCAACCGGTTGTACATCCTTGACCTGCTGCGCTTCTGCGCGGCGCTCTCGATCGTGGCGTACCACTTCATCCCGTCCTCGGCGGGCGCGTGGGGCGGCGACGACGCCGCGTTTTCCGGGCCGCTCAAGGACGTGCTGCAGTACGCGTGGCTGGGCGTCGAGGCGTTCTTCGTGATCAGCGGCTTCGTGATCTGCATGAGCAGCTGGGGGCGCACCCCGTCGCAGTTCTTCGTCTCGCGGGTGACCCGGCTGATGCCGGCGTACATGTTCGCGGTCCTGGCCACCGCCGCCGTCCTCACGCTCGTGCCGGTGCTGCGGGAGCGCCCCAAGGTCCCCGACGTCCTGATCAACCTGACGATGCTCAACCGCTTCGTGAACGTGCCGGGCGTCGACTCCGTCTACTGGACGCTGTTCGTGGAGCTGAAGTTCTACCTGCTGTTCGCGGTCGTGGTGGCGTTCGGCGTGACGTACCGGCGGGTGGTCCTTTTCTGCATGCTGTGGATCGTCGTCGCGCTGTTCTCGATGTACACCGGGTCGCAGTTCCTGAACGCGATCTTCGAGCCGTTCTACGCCGCGTTCTTCGTCGCCGGCATCACGCTCTACCTCATCCACCGCTTCGGTCCCGACCTGCTGCTGTGGTGCATGCTCGGCATCTCGGTGGCGATCGCCATGTCCAACCTGGCGCAGCGTGACCCGGTCAAGCGGGGCATCAACTCGTACGGCGTGACGCTCGTGCTGATGCTCGTCTTCATCCTGATCATGGTGGCGGTCTCGCTCGGCTGGTTCCGCTGGGTGCGGTGGCGTGGGCTGGTGACGGTCGGCGCGCTCACGTACCCGCTCTACCTGCTGCACCACAACATCGGCCTGACCGCGATCAAGAAGCTGCACGACCGGATGCCACCGTGGCTGCTGCTCGCCGCGGCGGTGGCCGGCGTCCTGCTCCTGTCCTACCTGACGTACCGGCTGGTCGAGCGGCCCCTGGCCAAGCGGCTGCGGCGCGGGCTGCAGGAGGGCTTCGCCAAGATCCGAGCGGCGGAGCCGGCGCGCATCCGCTGA